The Treponema phagedenis DNA segment AAAATGAGTTTCGGTTTTTATATTTTACTTCCTTTAGTTCTTGTGATGGTCGCATTTGCGCTCGTCTTTATCTTTACGTTAATTCGCAGTATTCGTATTGTACCGAATAAAACCGCCTTAATTGTGGAGCGACTCGGTAAATATTATACCACCTTGGAAGCAGGGTTTCATATTCTGTTTCCGTTTATTGATAAGGTTCGTTATACGCAAACCTTAAAAGAGCAGGCAATTGATGTTCCAGCTCAGGATTGTTTTACAAAAGATAACGTGCAAGTGCGCATTGACGGTATTTTATATTTGCAAGTATTTAATCCGGTGCATGCAAGCTACGGTATTATGGATTATCGGTATGCAACTATTTTGCTTGCACAAACAACCATGCGTTCGGTTGTCGGACAGCTTGATTTAGATGAAACTTTTGAAGCACGGGACCGCATGAATGCACAAGTTGTAAAAGCGGTAGATGAGGCTTCCGACCCGTGGGGCGTAAAAGTAACTCGCTATGAAATCCAAAACATTCGCGTTTCAAACTCTATTATGGATGCAATGGAAAATCAGATGAAGGCCGAGCGTGAAAAACGGGCGGAAATTGCCCGTTCTGTTGGAGAGATGGAAACGGTTATAAACCTTTCCCGAGCGGCGTATGAGGAAGCGGTTAATATCAGTGTGGGCGAAAAGGAGCGGATGATAAACGAAGCGGAAGGGCAAGCAAAGGAGATTGTTGCCGTTGCACAAGCCACTGCCGAAGGTATTAAAAAAATTGCAGAGTCAACACTGCTGCAAGGCGGTGTGCATGCAGCCAAATTATCGGTTGCGGAAGATTGGATTGCATCTCTTTCAGCGCTACAAAAAAATGCTGATATCATTATGACTGCGGATCTTAGTAGCATTAAAGATATGACGGGTAAGGCGGCAACCGAAATGCTTAATGATGAGACAAAACTTTTCTAGCCGAGAGTAAAATCCGGTGCAGCGTTTGGTAATTAACTTACTGTTATGCAAAAAAAAACAGCGACAGGTAGTTTATGGATTCAGCATTACTGTGGTAAATTGCCCACCGTTGCGCCGTGTCGGACTCTTTTTGATAAAATTTTTTATGATTTGTATAAAATACATTAAAAAAGCGGATAGTATCGCTTTTATTCCGAACTCTGCCTCGCTGCACGGTAGGGTATTCATTGTTATATGAAAAGCGGGTAAAAGTTGTTTTCTGTGTGATACTTGATATAAAATATCGGTTTTATAAAAACGAAGATGGAGGATATAAGTTATGGAAATCAAAAACACAAAAATCGGATTTATCGGGCTTGGTGTTATGGGTAAAAGTATGGCGGAGAATTTAAGAAAATCCGGAGCGGAAATGCATGTATTTACCAGGACAAAAACTTCTGCCGATGA contains these protein-coding regions:
- a CDS encoding SPFH domain-containing protein, producing the protein MSFGFYILLPLVLVMVAFALVFIFTLIRSIRIVPNKTALIVERLGKYYTTLEAGFHILFPFIDKVRYTQTLKEQAIDVPAQDCFTKDNVQVRIDGILYLQVFNPVHASYGIMDYRYATILLAQTTMRSVVGQLDLDETFEARDRMNAQVVKAVDEASDPWGVKVTRYEIQNIRVSNSIMDAMENQMKAEREKRAEIARSVGEMETVINLSRAAYEEAVNISVGEKERMINEAEGQAKEIVAVAQATAEGIKKIAESTLLQGGVHAAKLSVAEDWIASLSALQKNADIIMTADLSSIKDMTGKAATEMLNDETKLF